A region of Paractinoplanes abujensis DNA encodes the following proteins:
- a CDS encoding polyprenyl synthetase family protein gives MVTLPRSSASVRAVTSPLDAADLRARVDKALAAFLGEQRTRLTGIDRALVPVAEALEDLVLKGGKRLRPAFAYWGFRGAGGADSDQVVSALAALELVQASALIHDDLMDRSDTRRGEPSVHRRFEARHTAQGWRGGAAAFGDSAAVLLGDLALVWSDELLHTSGVGPVELTRARPVFDEMRTEVTVGQYLDVLTQATADTSLERAGKVARFKSAKYTVERPLLLGAALAGAGPELFAAYSGFGLPLGEAFQLRDDVLGVFGDPERTGKPAGDDLREGKRTYLVAAAFAALGEKESAELDAGLGDQGLDGRGVERLRALIRDSGALAATERRIDELMTAALAVLDGAPVEAEARAVLHRLADAATRRTV, from the coding sequence AGCGTTCGTGCGGTGACCTCGCCCCTGGATGCCGCCGACCTGCGCGCCCGCGTCGACAAGGCGCTGGCCGCCTTCCTCGGCGAGCAGCGCACCCGCCTCACCGGGATCGACCGGGCGCTGGTCCCCGTGGCCGAGGCGCTGGAGGATCTGGTGCTCAAGGGGGGCAAGCGGCTGCGTCCGGCGTTCGCCTACTGGGGCTTCCGCGGGGCCGGGGGCGCCGACTCCGACCAGGTGGTGTCCGCGCTCGCGGCGCTCGAGCTGGTGCAGGCCAGCGCGCTGATTCACGACGACCTGATGGACCGGTCGGACACCCGGCGCGGCGAACCTTCGGTGCACCGGCGGTTCGAGGCGCGGCACACCGCGCAGGGCTGGCGGGGCGGGGCGGCGGCGTTCGGCGACAGCGCGGCGGTGCTGCTGGGCGACCTGGCCCTGGTCTGGTCGGACGAGTTGCTGCACACCTCGGGGGTGGGGCCGGTCGAGCTGACCCGGGCCCGGCCGGTCTTCGACGAGATGCGTACGGAGGTCACGGTCGGGCAGTACCTCGACGTGCTGACCCAGGCCACCGCGGACACGTCGCTCGAGCGGGCGGGCAAGGTGGCCCGGTTCAAGTCGGCCAAGTACACCGTCGAGCGCCCGCTGCTGCTGGGCGCGGCGCTGGCCGGCGCCGGTCCCGAGCTGTTCGCAGCCTATTCGGGTTTCGGCCTGCCCCTGGGCGAGGCGTTCCAGCTGCGCGACGACGTGCTGGGCGTGTTCGGCGACCCGGAGCGCACCGGCAAGCCCGCCGGGGACGACCTGCGCGAGGGCAAGCGCACCTATCTCGTGGCGGCGGCGTTCGCGGCCCTCGGCGAGAAGGAGAGCGCCGAACTCGACGCCGGGCTGGGTGACCAGGGGCTCGACGGCCGCGGGGTGGAGCGGCTGCGCGCGCTGATCCGCGACAGCGGCGCGCTGGCCGCCACCGAGCGCCGCATCGACGAGCTGATGACGGCCGCGCTGGCGGTGCTGGACGGCGCCCCGGTCGAGGCGGAGGCCCGTGCGGTGCTGCACCGCCTCGCCGACGCCGCGACCAGGCGGACGGTCTAG
- a CDS encoding Rv2175c family DNA-binding protein, with product MSDSVTAGPAEWINLPDVSAKLDVSISKVHQMIRDGHLLAVRRDGIRVVPADLVANSTVLKHLPGVLNLLRDAGYNDEEALRWLYEPDEALDGNAAKGLGGHRAREVKRRAQALGF from the coding sequence GTGAGCGATTCCGTAACCGCCGGCCCGGCCGAGTGGATCAACCTGCCGGACGTGTCCGCGAAGCTCGACGTGTCGATCAGCAAGGTGCACCAGATGATCCGCGACGGGCACCTGCTCGCGGTGCGCCGTGACGGCATCCGCGTCGTCCCGGCCGATCTGGTGGCCAACAGCACGGTGCTGAAGCACCTCCCCGGCGTCCTGAACTTGCTGCGCGACGCCGGGTATAACGACGAAGAGGCCCTGCGGTGGCTGTACGAGCCGGACGAGGCGCTCGACGGCAACGCGGCCAAGGGCCTCGGCGGGCATCGCGCCCGCGAGGTGAAGAGGCGCGCGCAGGCGCTGGGCTTCTAG